A window from Marinagarivorans cellulosilyticus encodes these proteins:
- a CDS encoding head GIN domain-containing protein: protein MKFMPVVIGVLLAWVMVICTQTALAEDVIERTVAISDVTQLQIEGDGSLVLRIGEAPQLKMTAAKSQLDKIKVDAKGNTLRIRKNNRWGWFSENSNIAYDVTLTQLQWLEVSGGMSVDVLSAVTADNFELKVNGGSTINFAELTVKNKVHFKLNGGCEFNVAQLTAKELDVKGNGASDITVAGRVRKQILKFNGASDYKAYALESHVADVHNSGASDVKLWVKEKLDLHLNGAGAVYYYGNPEVYSQISGVSDVVRQGDVPPK from the coding sequence ATGAAATTTATGCCAGTAGTTATCGGAGTGTTGTTAGCGTGGGTAATGGTGATTTGTACGCAAACGGCATTAGCAGAAGATGTTATAGAGCGTACGGTTGCCATCAGTGATGTTACTCAGTTGCAAATTGAAGGGGATGGCTCCTTAGTGTTGCGCATAGGTGAAGCGCCGCAACTGAAAATGACAGCGGCAAAATCGCAGCTCGATAAAATCAAGGTGGATGCAAAAGGTAATACTTTGCGCATTCGCAAAAATAATCGCTGGGGGTGGTTTTCTGAAAACTCGAATATCGCCTACGACGTGACATTAACGCAACTGCAATGGTTAGAAGTGTCGGGTGGAATGTCGGTGGATGTCCTCTCAGCAGTAACGGCAGATAACTTCGAATTAAAAGTGAATGGTGGCAGCACAATTAACTTTGCCGAGCTTACGGTTAAAAATAAAGTGCATTTTAAGTTAAATGGTGGTTGTGAATTTAACGTGGCCCAGTTAACTGCAAAGGAGTTGGATGTTAAAGGAAACGGCGCATCAGATATTACAGTGGCGGGTAGGGTTCGAAAGCAAATACTGAAATTTAATGGCGCTTCAGACTATAAAGCTTACGCGTTGGAAAGCCATGTGGCCGATGTTCATAATTCGGGCGCAAGTGATGTTAAATTGTGGGTAAAAGAAAAACTAGATTTACATCTTAATGGCGCAGGTGCGGTTTATTACTACGGTAACCCAGAAGTTTATTCACAAATATCGGGTGTTAGTGATGTTGTTCGTCAAGGTGATGTGCCACCTAAATAA
- the greB gene encoding transcription elongation factor GreB, producing MSRSAYITRAGYEALNAELKQLWKVERPAVTQQVHDAAALGDRSENADYIYGKRRLREIDRRVRYLAKRLDVITVVDYSPRQEGKVYFGAYVALENERGEVAHYRIVGSDEIDAHSICISVDSPMAKALIGKAVDDEISVRTPTGLAEWWITAIQYQPF from the coding sequence ATGAGCCGCTCTGCTTATATTACCCGTGCCGGTTATGAAGCGTTAAATGCCGAGCTTAAGCAGCTATGGAAGGTGGAGCGCCCCGCGGTTACTCAACAAGTGCACGATGCGGCTGCATTAGGAGACCGCAGTGAAAATGCGGATTACATTTATGGCAAAAGGCGCTTGCGCGAAATTGATCGGCGAGTGCGCTATTTAGCGAAACGCTTAGATGTAATTACCGTAGTGGATTACTCCCCCCGGCAAGAAGGTAAGGTATATTTTGGTGCCTATGTTGCGCTGGAAAACGAACGGGGCGAAGTCGCACATTACCGTATCGTCGGCAGTGACGAAATTGATGCGCACTCTATTTGTATCTCTGTTGACTCACCAATGGCCAAAGCGCTTATCGGCAAAGCGGTAGATGACGAGATAAGCGTGCGTACACCCACGGGTCTAGCTGAGTGGTGGATTACGGCGATTCAGTATCAGCCGTTCTAG
- a CDS encoding TatD family hydrolase, with protein MLTDSHCHLDRLDLSKSDKSVEVALDQAQARGVSRFLCVCISDENRKAVLDIAAKRDNVFASVGIHPCDVGEQVVSDATLTEWSSAPKVVALGESGLDYFHSTDFVAQQKQSFANHLIAGKAQKLPVIVHTRNAKEDTLALIEEHGCREASGVMHCFTEDWDMAKRAMDLNFYISISGIVTFKNAESLRDVVRKTPLNYLLVETDSPYLAPIPYRGKPNMPAYVREVAEYVADLKGVSYDALAEVTTANFLRLFNRAQ; from the coding sequence ATGCTTACCGATTCACACTGCCATTTAGACCGGCTAGATCTTTCTAAAAGCGACAAAAGTGTTGAGGTGGCATTGGACCAAGCGCAAGCTCGGGGGGTGAGTCGTTTTTTGTGTGTGTGTATTAGCGACGAAAACCGCAAGGCCGTGCTGGATATTGCCGCTAAACGCGATAATGTTTTTGCCTCGGTAGGTATTCACCCGTGTGATGTGGGTGAGCAAGTGGTTAGCGACGCCACTTTAACCGAGTGGTCTTCAGCACCTAAGGTAGTGGCGCTGGGGGAGTCGGGCTTAGATTATTTCCACAGTACTGATTTTGTGGCTCAGCAAAAGCAGAGTTTTGCCAATCATTTAATCGCGGGCAAAGCGCAAAAATTACCTGTTATTGTGCATACCCGCAACGCTAAAGAAGATACGCTTGCGCTAATTGAAGAGCATGGCTGCCGTGAGGCATCGGGTGTTATGCATTGTTTTACTGAAGATTGGGACATGGCCAAGCGAGCGATGGATCTTAATTTTTATATCTCAATATCGGGTATTGTTACCTTTAAAAATGCCGAAAGCCTACGCGATGTTGTACGCAAAACACCGTTAAATTATTTGTTAGTCGAGACAGACTCGCCCTATTTAGCGCCTATCCCTTATCGCGGAAAGCCCAATATGCCTGCGTATGTGCGTGAAGTGGCTGAATATGTTGCCGATTTAAAGGGGGTTAGTTACGACGCCCTCGCGGAAGTGACAACCGCGAATTTTTTACGTTTATTTAATCGCGCGCAATGA
- a CDS encoding PilZ domain-containing protein, producing MQGIGGARNGILSLTIRDKAVLYAAYMPFIKHGGLFIPTNKSYSLGDEVFMLLNLMDEPEKIPVAGKVIWITPKGAQGNRAAGIGVQFDGDDDTANRKIETYLAGTLESDRPTHTM from the coding sequence ATGCAGGGTATTGGCGGCGCTCGTAACGGCATACTGTCGTTAACCATTCGCGATAAGGCAGTGCTTTACGCGGCTTACATGCCGTTTATTAAGCACGGCGGTTTGTTCATACCGACTAACAAATCCTACAGCTTAGGCGACGAGGTTTTCATGTTGCTTAACCTAATGGACGAGCCCGAGAAAATTCCGGTTGCTGGTAAGGTTATTTGGATCACCCCTAAAGGCGCGCAAGGTAACCGTGCTGCCGGCATTGGTGTTCAGTTCGATGGCGACGATGATACCGCAAACCGCAAAATAGAAACTTACCTAGCGGGCACTTTAGAATCTGATCGCCCCACGCATACGATGTAA
- a CDS encoding DNA polymerase III subunit delta': MSSPSAVVFAQPPYPWFYDYWQQFVAQVNSQRLPHAVLLKSIDGMGTRALAMAMAQFLLCRAPAEAQSCGRCRGCELVAAGSHPDFAFLEPEEGSHVIKIAQVRELSRVVANTAQQGGRKVILVAPAEVMNVEAANAILKNLEEPSGDTVFLLVGYQAARILPTIRSRTSQVALATPSWSDALSWLSRNQVNQPEVILKAAGGAPVKALEWLDGNQLDIHNDIAQALAKGLNGSLSPIDASKKLAAFDLPVVFGVVLQWLQRAIRVSCANVHDDLEVVGILAQLLPVHLYSLLDTVQGRMGQLNAGSNPNKVLACEELMLILLGFKAEQQRLARQA; the protein is encoded by the coding sequence ATGAGTTCCCCATCTGCTGTGGTTTTTGCCCAGCCGCCATACCCTTGGTTTTATGATTATTGGCAGCAATTTGTTGCGCAGGTGAATAGCCAACGCTTACCGCATGCGGTATTGCTAAAAAGTATTGATGGTATGGGAACGCGAGCTTTGGCGATGGCTATGGCCCAGTTTTTATTGTGCCGCGCGCCAGCAGAGGCGCAATCGTGCGGGCGCTGCCGTGGCTGTGAACTAGTGGCCGCAGGTTCGCACCCAGACTTTGCCTTTTTAGAACCCGAAGAGGGCAGCCATGTTATTAAAATAGCCCAAGTGCGTGAGCTTTCACGAGTTGTTGCGAATACTGCGCAGCAAGGTGGCCGAAAAGTTATTTTGGTTGCACCGGCCGAAGTCATGAATGTTGAGGCGGCTAACGCGATTTTAAAAAACCTCGAGGAGCCTTCTGGCGATACGGTATTTTTATTGGTTGGTTATCAGGCCGCGCGCATATTACCCACCATTCGCTCGCGTACATCGCAAGTGGCGTTAGCTACACCAAGTTGGAGCGATGCCTTAAGTTGGCTTTCGCGCAACCAAGTAAACCAGCCAGAGGTTATTTTAAAAGCGGCTGGCGGGGCCCCAGTGAAAGCGTTGGAATGGCTTGATGGCAATCAGCTGGATATTCACAACGATATTGCCCAAGCGTTAGCCAAAGGGCTGAATGGCAGCTTATCGCCTATCGATGCGAGTAAAAAGCTGGCCGCGTTTGATCTGCCTGTTGTGTTTGGGGTGGTGTTACAGTGGCTGCAGCGTGCTATTAGGGTAAGTTGCGCTAATGTGCACGATGATTTAGAGGTTGTGGGAATCTTGGCCCAGTTGCTGCCAGTGCATCTATACTCATTACTGGACACGGTGCAAGGGCGAATGGGGCAGTTAAACGCAGGCAGTAACCCTAACAAAGTTTTAGCGTGTGAAGAGCTAATGTTAATTTTGCTAGGTTTTAAAGCCGAGCAGCAGCGCTTGGCGCGCCAAGCCTAG
- a CDS encoding RluA family pseudouridine synthase codes for MLLYIQKTINPMPALDIIFEDEHLLILNKPEGLLSVPGRTEPNCLHAQALSYNANARVVHRLDMATSGIMIFAKSHASQKAMGHLFEQRKVHKTYHAIIHGKPIKDEGQVELPLICDWPNRPKQKVCFDEGKPATTLYAVKTYFEQVNASLVELSPITGRSHQLRVHCLELGHPILGDNLYNIEGSHLRAPRLLLHATKIVFDHPITAEPMHVSHASDFESFIQKLT; via the coding sequence ATGCTCCTCTATATTCAAAAGACCATCAACCCTATGCCTGCATTAGATATTATTTTTGAAGACGAACACCTGCTAATACTCAACAAACCAGAAGGCCTATTAAGCGTACCCGGAAGAACAGAGCCCAACTGTCTTCACGCACAAGCGCTAAGCTACAATGCCAATGCGCGCGTTGTACACAGGCTGGATATGGCGACATCTGGCATTATGATTTTTGCGAAAAGCCATGCTAGCCAAAAGGCTATGGGGCACTTATTTGAACAGCGCAAAGTCCATAAAACTTACCACGCCATTATTCACGGCAAGCCCATAAAGGATGAAGGCCAAGTGGAGCTTCCACTTATTTGCGACTGGCCAAACCGGCCAAAACAAAAAGTGTGCTTTGACGAGGGCAAACCAGCAACAACCCTGTACGCCGTTAAAACTTACTTTGAGCAAGTCAACGCATCACTTGTCGAGCTATCGCCAATTACTGGCCGCTCTCATCAACTGCGCGTCCACTGTTTAGAGCTTGGCCACCCAATACTCGGGGACAACCTCTACAATATAGAAGGCTCGCACCTGCGCGCACCCCGACTATTGCTGCACGCAACCAAAATTGTCTTTGACCACC